AGGTGGTGGTCGCGCCCGCTCGTGGAGTTGATGGTCGGCGTGCGGGCGAACTCGGAGAACACCAGGATGGTGGTGTGGTCCATGAAGTTGCCCCCTCCCGGGTGCGCCGTCCTGCGCAGGTCGTCCACCAGCGCGCCCAGGGCGTCGAAGCCCGCGCGCTGGTTGATGGCGTGCGTCGTCTGCGTGCCGAAGTGCGTGTCCAGGCCACCGGCCAGGTTGATGGACACGCACTGGCTGATGCCCTTCTTGAGCGCCGTGGCCACCAGCGCCGCGCGTCCCGCCGCGTTGTCGTAGGGCCCCGAGGTGGGCAGACCGTAGAAGGAGCGCACCTCCGCGTTCTCCGCCAGCTCGAAGCGGAACGCGTTGTCCAGCCGGCCCGACAGCACCTGCCGCATCTGGTCCCGGCTCGTCGAGTACGTGGAGCCCACGCCACCGGCGCCGTACGCCGCCTCCTCGCAGGAGATGGGCTGGCCGCGGAAGTCCACCAGCTGCTTCTCCAGCTCGCTGTCCAGCTGCCGCGTGCTGGCCGCCAGCGTGAGCAGCAGGTCCCTCGACTGGCTCACCTTCAGCGCGTTGGCGTTGCCCGGGTAGTTGTCGTTGTACGTCTCGACGTTGTAGGCGATGGAGGGGATGGGCACCCTCGGCATCATCTGCCCCACCACCTCGGTGGCCGTGGACGAGCCGCGCGCCGCCGCGCCAATGGGGCGCTTGCCGGTGATGAAGTAGCGCATGCCCTCTTCATGCGCGAGCGTCGTCATGTTGATGCCCCGCACCACCGCCATCAGGTCGTAGTGCGCGGCGAGCCTGTCGCCCACCGCCGGACCGAAGGTGATGTTGGAGGGCGCCGCGCCCGCCCGCGTGGACGGCACGACGGGCCGGTCCGGGAAGCGCGCGTCGGTGAAGAGGTTGTAGCCCGGCTGGATGCGCGTCTCGGCGATCCGGTCGACGGTGAAGACGTCCGGGTCCCTCGGGTCGAAGGCGAGCAGCTGATCCCACCCTCCCGAGAAGTAGACGAAGACGAAGCAGCGGTCCGCGGGCGCCAGGGCCGAGGCCTGGGCGAAGGAGCGGAAGGGCAGGCCACCGAAGACGGTGGCGCCCATGAAGCCGGCGGCGGCCTTCAGGAAGGTACGGCGGCCGGTAGAGGTCTCTGGGTTCTTCTTCATGGATGCATCTCCCCGTGCCTTCAGTAGGTGAGGAAGCGCGAGTCCGTCATCAGCGCGATACACACCGCCGCCAGCGCCTGGTCTCGCTTCTGGATGGTCTCGGCGCGCGTGGCCGCCTGGGTGAAGAAGCCCACCCAGCGCGTCAGCTCCTCGCCCTGGAGCGGCGCGCCCCAGAAGCGGGTGGACAGGTAGCCGAGCAGGTCACGCACCTGCGTGTCCGACAGCTTGCGCAGGTCGGCCACCGCCCCGGTGGGCAGCGTGCGGCTGAGCACGCGTTGCGCCGGGTCGGTCAGCTTCACCTCGGCCGCCGCCTGGGTCATGCACACCTCGCGCGCCCCGTCCTCGAGGAACTTGGCGAAGACGAGGTTGGGCTCGGTGCTCTCCTGGTTGATGAGCGCGTAGTCCGGCCGTCCCAGCGAGGTGGCCAGGCCCTCGAGCCCGGCCCATGGCCGGCCCACGGCCACTTCGATGGAGCGGGCCAGCTGGTTGACGGTGACGCGGCGGGGCGAGCGCCCCACCCGGCCGTCCTGCAGCTCCGGATCCGGCAGCGGCGTCACGGACTCCGCATGCGGGTTGGTCACGGGCAGCATCTGTCCCTCCTCCGGGGGAGGAGTGGACGGGGTCTTCTCACACCCGGCGGCGCCGAGCGCGACGAGCGCGAAGATGAGCAGGCGGCGCATCAGTCGATCCTCCGGTAGGCGTCGGTCATCACCAGGCGCTCGATGAGCGCCTTGAAGCGGTGGCCGTCTCGCGCGAAGTCCTCGGCGAGCGGCTCCAGGTAGAGGCGCTTCTCCTCGGCGGACATGGGCCGGCCGAGGAACTCCTGCCAGACGCGCCGCACCGTGCAGCGCTCCAGCTCACCTGTCTGCAGCATGCGCTGCACCAGCAGCTGCGGGCCGCCGTCGATGTTCTGCTCCTCGTCCGCGGTGCGGTAGAGGTACGTCTTGAGCATGCCCAGCGAGCTGGCGCCGTCGCCGTCGTAGGCCTGCATGACGTACTGGCCGCACTCGTTGTTGCAGGTGGTGTTGCCCGACAGCGCGCAGTCACGGCACTTGGGATCGAACCGGGGGAAGTGGGACGGGTCGAGGAAGAGGGCGCCGCGCTCGGCGTAGCGGCCCCAGTGGGCGCCGGTGGGCTCGATGGTGGCGTGGCAGTAGTTGCAGCCGCAGCGCTTGGCCAGGTTGTTCTCCCGGTTGCACGCGTCCTCGGCGGCCGGCTGGCGCGCGTTGTCCGGAGGGGCGAACGACTTGCACAGGAAGGCCGCGTAGAACTGGTTGACGCGGGCGCGCTGGGTGGGGAAGCGGTAGAGGAAGGAGGGCGTGGTGAGCACGCCGGAGTGCTCGGGACCGCGCACGTACTCCTTCCAGGTGGCCGTCTCCGCGAAGGGCACCACGGGCAGCGCCTCGGCGGCCGTCGGCGCGCTGATGCTCAGCACCCCCAGGCCCTCCTGCGGGTTGCGGTAGAGCTCGGAGAGCGGGCCGTTGAGGAACGAGCGCGGCGTGGTGAGGATGTTGAAGTAGGGCTCGTCGCGGCGCACCACCGAGTCGGCGATGAGCTCGGGCTCGGCGTTGATGGAATCCACGCGCAGCTTGTGGACGTTGGCGGTGGCGTCGGCCACCTCGCAGCGCTCCATGCGATCACCACAGCCGCAGCTGCGGTCGTTGTTGAAGCGGGTGGTGGTGCAGGACTCCATCGTCCACGGGTTGGACACGCGCGTCTGCGCCTCGATGGCGCACACCCGCACCTCCGCGCCGGTGGTGCTCCAGTAGGGCGCGGGCCGAGCCACGTAGCCCTCGCGCTGGATGCAGCCATTCTGCGGCACGTAGGAGCCGTTGATGGGGAAGCCCCTGCCGTCCTTCCTCAGGACCAGGTCCACCGAGCACCGGTCGAGCCGCGTCAGGGGCGTGGAGGACGTGGGGCTGGGGTGCTTGAAGGAGACCACGCGGCCCGAGCCGTCCGTGTCCAGCACCTCCTCCGAGAGCGCGGCCGCGTTGGTCTTGGCCGGATCCGGCAGGCACAGGTGCGGCAGCAGCGTGCCGTTGGACTGGCGCCGCATGTCGCAGAAGTAGAGGTACTTGGCGGGGATGCGCCCCTTGGACACCGCCAGCTCACACGAGGTGATGGTGGCGTCGGTGGGGTTCTGGTCCAGCCGGTCGCAGCGGTAGTAGGTGGTGTCGTAGTCCCAGCTCACCGGCAGCGGCACGCCGCGCGTGTCGTAGCACGTCTTGGCGGTGGTGGGCTCGGCATGCGGATCCTGCCGCGGGCTGTTGCACGAGTCCTGGGGGATGAAGTTGTCACAGCCCTGGCCGTTGGCGCCGCGCAGCTGGCGGCTGCTGTTGCCACGCAGCGAGTACGCGTCCGTGGTGGAGCCCACGCCGGACAGGCGCGAGTTGCCGTTGTTGTTGACGCTGGAGCTCACGTTGCTCCACAGCAGCGCGCGGTGATAGGCGCGGACGCGGGAGTAGAACTCCTCCTTCTGCATGAGGGCACGGACATCCTCGACCGTCACCTCACCCTTGGCCCGAGCGGCCTGGTACTCCTCATAGGTGGGTGGACGACCGAGCAGATCCAGGGAGAGTTGGCGCAGGTGGCGCTCGAGGGGGACCTTGGACACCGGGGCACACACCTCGCCATCCGCCAGGGCGGCGGTGGAGCCCAGCAGGGCGGTGGTGACCAGGGGAGCGAGGAAGCAGCGTGCGAATCGCACGGGAACCTCCGGGGGGGCGCAGCGGGGGGAAACGACGGCGCCACTTATGCCAGGAATTCAACTTAATTGCTATATGCCCACACGACTCAGAGTGAAACAAAATGAGAAAAATGGGCCGGGAGGGCCGCGAGTTGCATGCGGGGCACAAGCAGGACAGAAAGGTGCGCCATGTCTGATGCTGCCCACGCCCCGATCACCCGGGTGAGCGACCGTAACTTCTTCATCTTCACCGCGGTGGTGTCGGCCGCCGCGCTCGCCTTCCTCGCGTACATCCTGCTGATCCGCCGGGGAGGACCGGTGGAGGGGGTGGATCTGCGCTTCCTGCCGGCGGTGAACGCGAGCTTCAACGCGCTGGCGGCGACGTTCCTGGCCGCGGGCTGGGTGGCGATCCGCCGGGGCGCACGGCGCGCGCACCAGTACCTGATGGTGTCCGCCTTCGCGTCCTCGGCGCTCTTCCTGGTGTGCTACCTGGCGTACCACTACGTGCACGGGGACACGCGCTACGCGGGGGGCGGGGTGATGCGGACGGTGTACCTGGTCATCCTGGCCAGCCACGTGCTGCTGTCGCTGTTCGTGGTGCCGGGGGCGCTGCTGGCGTTCTACTTCGCCTGGCGCGATGCCTTCGCGAGGCACCGGAAGGTGACGCGGTGGCTGGCGCCCATCTGGCTCTACGTGTCCGTGACGGGCGTGGTCATCTTCTTCATGCTGCGCGGCAGCCTGCCCGCGGTGCCCTGAACCCCTCGTCGCGAACGAGTCCTCAGGCCTGCTGTTCCGACCGCGCCTCCTCCACGCCCACCCCGCGTGGCAGGCGCATGATGAAGACGGAGCCCTGGCCCTCCTGGCTCTCCACGGACAGGGTTCCACCGTGCATCGCCACCAGGCGGTGCGCGCTGGCCAGCCCCACGCCACTGCCGGAGATGGCCGGGGCCACGTTCCTGCCCCGGCGGAAGCGCTCGAAGATGTGCGGCTGGTCCGCCGCCGGTATCCCCATTCCCCGATCCCTCACGCTCAGCCGCACCCAGCCCTCGGGCCCCGGGGACTCCTCGCTCAACTCCACGTCGATGGGACCTCCGCGCGGGCTGTACTTCACGGCGTTGCTCAGCAGGTTGTCCAACACCCGCTCCAGGCTCGCCGCGTCCCACTCGCCCTGGAAGCCCGCGCCCTCCACGTGCAGGTGCACCGGATGCGTCGCCGCCAGCGGCCCCAGCTCGTTCATCTTCGTCCGCACCAGCCCCAGCAGATCCACCGGCTCCCTCTTCAGCGGACGCTCCTGGCCCCGCGTCACCTCCAGGAAGTGGTCGATGAGCTCCCCCATCCTCTGCGTGCCACGCAGTATCTGCTCGAAGCGCGCCTCCACCCCGCCCTTGCGCACCTCCGCGGGCAACTGGCGGCGCAGCAGCTGCGTGCTCAGGAGGATGCTCTGCAACGGCCCCTTGAGGTCATGCGTGGCGATGGCGAAGAACTCGTCGCGCACCGCGAGGGCCTCGCGCGCCGCCCGCTCCGCGCGCTCCGTCTGGTGGCGGCGCTCCTCCAGCTCGCGCACCATGCGCACCGACTCCACGGCGTTGCGCAGGCTGTGGCGCAGGCGCTCCGGGGTGAAGCCCTCCTTGAGGATGTAGTCGTGGGCGCCGGACTTCATCGCCTCCACCGCCACGCGCTCGCTGCCACTGCCGGTGAAGAACACCGCCGCGGGAGCCCGCTGGCCGTACTCCTCGCGCAGCGTGCGCAGCAGGGACACCCCGTCCATGCCCGGCAGGTGATAGTCCACCACCAGGGCGTCCACCGGCGGAGCCTGGCGCAGACGCGTCAGCGCGCTCTCGGAGGAGCTGACGAGCTCCACCTCCCACTGCGACTCGGTGTCCTTCTCGAGCGACCGCCGCAACAGCGTCTGGTCCGCCAGGCTGTCATCGACGAGGAGCACACGCAGGCTCATTCCGTGGGTTCCCCCGCGCCGGGCAGCAACGCGGCGCTGAACCAGAAACACTCCAGGGCCCGCGCCGCCTCCTGCATCTCCTCGCTCCCACCGGGCTTGAAGAGGTAGCTGTTGGCCCCTCCGGCGTAGGCCCCGTCCACGTCCTGCGCGAGGCTGGAATTGGAGAAGATGATGACGGGCAGGGAGCGCAGCTCCGGATCCGCCTTGAGCTGGGAGAGCACCTCCTGGCCCCCGATGCCGGGCATGTTCAGGTCCAGCAGCACCAGCACGGGCCGGGGAGCGTCCACGTACGCCCCCCTCCGGTAGAGGTAGTCGAGCGCGGACTCCCCATCGCGCACGCGCACCACGGGCGCGAAGAGCGGCATCCTGCGGGCCACGCGAAGCAAGGCCTCGGCGTCCGGGTCACTGTCCTCCACGAGCAGCAGGGGCCGTTGCTTCTCCATCACCGGGGCCTCTCTCCCAGGGTGAAGAAGAAGGTGGAGCCCTGGTCGGCAATGGATTCCACCCAGAGCTCGCCCCCATGCAAACGGACGAGCCGGCGAGCGATGGCCAGCCCCGCCCCACTCCCTCCGCCATAGGCATGGGCGGGGTGCAGCCGGCGGAACATCTCGAAGATGGCCTCGTGGAACCGCTCGGGGATGCCGATGCCGTTGTCTCGCACATAGAAGACGTATTCATCTGGTCGGCGCCGTGCCGGTGCGGACAGGGGCTCTGCCGGGGCGACGAACCCCACCTCCACCCAGCGCGGCTCGCCGGGCCGATGGTACTTGGCGGCATTGATGAGGAGGTTGGCCCAGACCTGCTGGATGCGCACCCCATCGCATTCCACCCGGGGCAACGGACGCGGAGTCCGCACCTCCACCTGGTTCTCCCGCAGGCGGGCGGTCAGGGTGAGCAGCACCTCGTCCACCAGCGCTCCCATGTCCACCTCGCCCCAGGCCAGCTCCACGCGCCCCACCCGGCTGTACTCGAAGAGGGCGTCCAGCTGTCCCTGGGTCCGCCCGGCCAGCCACCGCACCTCCTCGAGCTGCTTGAGGCCCTCCTCGCCCAGGACGTCACCGTAATCCTCGGTGAGGAAGCCCACGTACTGCTGGATGCCCCGCAGCGGCTCCTTGAGGTCATGCGCCACGGTGCCACTGAAGGCATCCAGCTCCGCGTTGGAGCGGGCGAGGGCGGCGGCCTGGCGCAGCAGCACCCCCACCAGGGCACCGCGGAAGCTCGTGGCGGCGGCCAGGTCCGCGGGAGCCCAGGGGACGCTCACCCCGCGCACCGTCTCCCGCCAGGCGTCGAAGGAGGCGCGCGGGTGCAGGCGGCTGGCCCCGGGCCCGGGGACCACGGGCTTCTGGGGATTGCCGGCCCAGGTGACGGTGCGAACCACCTCGGGGCGGAACCAGAGGACGAAGCGCGGCGCGTCCTCGTCCAGCCGCACCGCGAGCAGACCACTGGCCACGTCCGCGTACCCGGCGGCCGGTTCGTGGAGCCGCGAGAGTCTGTCCGTGTGGAAGGCCCCCTCGAAGTGCTGCCCGGCCAGCCACCGCGCCAGCGCGTCCACCTCCGGCAGGGAGGGCGTGGCGCCCACGAGGAGGGGGGCTTCACCGAGCAACAGGGCCATGCCGCCCGCGCCGGTGAGGCCGAGCAGGAGGTCGCCCTGACGGGGGAGGGCCGTGCGCAGCGTCCCCGCCTCCGCGGAGAGCCGCCCCACGAGCTGGGACTGGAGGTCGGCGCGGCGGGCGAGCTCGGCGGACGCGGCGGCGCGCTCCTCGGACGCGAGCTGCAACGCCACCAGCCGGGCCAGCACGTCACACGCGCGGCGCGTGGCGGCCGGCACGACGAGCGGGGTGCGGTGGTGGCACGCGATGAGGCCCCACAGCCGGCCCTCGCGCACCAGCGACACGGACATGGAGGCGGCCACCGCCATGTTCGCGAGGTACTCCAGGTGCACCGGCGACACGCTGCGCAGGGCCGCCTGGGAGAGGTCCAACGGCCGCCCCAAGGAGGGGAGGACGGAGGGCACCAGCGGCACCGGGGCGGCGCGCGAGTCGGCGATGAGGCGCAGGGTGTTTCGCGTGTACAGGGCACGGGCCTGGGCGGGAATGTCGCTGGCCGGGAAGTGCATGCCCTGGAAGCTGTCCACGGCCTCGTCCCGGCTCTCCGCCACCACCTCGCCGTGCCAGTCCGCGTCGAAGCGGTACACCATCACCCGGTCGAAGCCGGTGAGCGCGCGCACCGCCTCGGCCGCCGACTGGAGCAACCCCAGCGAGCCCTGAGCGCGGGTGAGCGGCGAGAGGAGCAGCTCCACCATCGCCAGCGCCTCCTCCTCGCTGGTGAGCTCCGCGGCGGGCTCCAGCTCCAGCACGGTGAGGCCATCGCTCCGGTGCGGCAGGCCGATGAAGTGGCGGCCCGCGGCCTCGATGCGCAGCCCCCGCGCGTGGGACTGGGACGACAGGGCCCGGGTGAGGAGAACGAGCGAGGACGGATGGAGCACCTCCGCCAGGGGCTGGCCCAGCAGCGACTCCGGCGGGCGCCCCAGCATGGCGCCGGTGTTGGCGCTCACCACCCGCAGGGTGAGATCCGGCTCGGAGAAGGCCAGCAACACGCCGTGGGGCTGGATGCCCCCCAGCAGGTGGATGGGCTCGCGCTCGCACTGCGAGAGGTCGGCTTCAGAGACGGGAGGGCGCATCACCAGGAACCTCATGGACTTCGCGGAGCCAGACCTCGAAGGCCTCGAAGGTGTCCTGGGCACCTCGCACCACCCGGGGGGCGAGCGCCGGGTCCGGGCAGGCCCGGACGAGAGCCTCTCCGAAGGCCTTCCACATGGGCCCCACGGACTCCCCATACGCCCGGAAGAAGACGAAACCGCCCGCGGTCACGCCCTCGAAGTGGCGCTGGAGGTGGCGCAGGACGAGCTGTCCCCCGAGCGTCGAGCCCTCCAGGACGTAGAGGCAACCGAGCGCCTCGGGCACACCGGACAGGCAGGGGGGGCGCGTGGGCCGGGGGAGCCGCGCCAGCGTGGCCTCTTCGTGACCGAACGCACGGAGGTCCTCCGCCAGCAGGGGCAGCTTCCAACGCTCGTCCAGGCGCAGCGAGGGGAAGAGACCCTCCAGCCGCGCGGCGAGGGCCGCCTCCAGCGTGGCATGGAGACCGTAGAGCGCCTCCAGGTGGCGCCGGTATCCGGCCAGGGTGAGGTGGGGGTCCATCAGGCGCACCACACGCTCGGCGCGCTCGTGATGGGGGCGGGTTTCCGCCTTCAACGTCTGCAACAGGGTACGGGGCTCGGAAGAGAACAAGGCTCCCCCGAGCATGCGCACGAGCGGCGTACCGGGAAATCCCCGTGACGTGCGAGTGTCGACATTCCGCCAGCCGGGAGGGGAGGGAGCACGGGGTGCGCGCCCCTCCCCGCCCGCCCGGGCCCGGGGCTACTCGTCCGAGCGGTAGGGCACGAGGGTGAAGTTGATGCCGCTCACCGTCTGATCCTCGGACAGGAGGATGGGCTCGACGGTGGTGGCATCACGCCAGAAGCCCACGCGCTCCCCGTCCTCGAAGAACTCGTTGTCCCCGTCGTCGTCGATGGTGGCCAGCGCGAAGTAGGTGCGCGGGGTGAGCGCCAGGCTGTAGGCGTAACCCCCGGAGGAGGGCACCAGCGCCACGCCCTCGTCATCCACCTGCCACTCACCGACGTCGTCCAGGTAGGCGAAGGCGATGACGGCATCCTTGTCCTGGGTGGTGCCCACCTGGAACTTCACCAGCACCTCGGTGCTGTCCCCGTTGCTGCCCGACAGGGCGACGCGGGCCTCGTAGTTGCCGTTGGCCAGCCCCGCGGTGTTGACGGCCACCGCGAGCGAGTCGGACGCATAGCCCGACAGGGTCAGCGTGTTGCCCTCGGGGAAGGACAGCGCGGAGAGCTGCGCGCCCCTGGCCGCGGCCGTCACCTTGAGCGAGCCACCTCCCACGTTGCGCACGGTGAGCTGCTGGGTGCCTCCCCCGGGGAAGGAGAGCTGGGTGGAGCTCACGCTGAGCCTCGGCGGCGCGTTGGGGTCCGGCTGGACGCCCTTGGCCCGCAGCACGGCGGCCTGGGCATTGACGAGGCCGGCGCCACAACCCTCGGAGCACTGGCTGGACGGGTCGGCGGTGTCCTTGAGGATCTGCTCCGCGTCCGCCGCGCTGAGGCTGGGGTTCACGTCCTTCATGAGCGCGACGATGCCGGCCACGTGCGGAGAGGCCATGCTGGTGCCCTGGTAGTAGGCCCAGACGGGCTGGCCGGAGTCATCCAGGATGGTGGACAGCACGCCGTCCGGCTTGCCGTCGCCGTTGAGGTCCTCGGCCGTCTCGCCGCCGGTGGCCATCACGTCCACCGCGCTGCCGTAGTTGGAGTAGCTGGAGCGCCTGCCACTGAAGCGCGTGGCGCCCACGCAGATGACGCGCTGCTGGTTGCACGGCGAGAACTGGCTGGCGGGGATGTTCGAGTTGCCCGCGGCCACGACGATGACGACGCCCTTGGCCACGGCGGTGTCGATGACCTCCTGGAGCGCCTGGCTGGGGCTGCTCTCTCCACCGAGGCTCATGTTGATGACCTTGGCGGGGTACTTGTTGACGGGCAGACCCGGGACGCTGACCCCCGTGGCCCACTGGATGCCCGCGGCGATGTCGGCGAACGAGCCGCTGCCGCCGCCCAGCACGCGCACCGGGAGGATGGCGCGGCCACCCCAGTAGATGCCGGCCACGCCCCGGCCATCGTTCGTCGCGGCGGCGATGGTGCCGGCCACGTGCGAGCCGTGGTACGAGGAGCCGCCGTTGGGCTGGTCCTTGCCCTGGTCCGTGGGGTCGGTGTCGCGCCCATCACCGTCCTGGGACGAGGAGGTATCCGACACCAGGTCGGCGCCCGGCAGGACGCGGCTGTCCAGGTCGGAGTGCTTGATGATGCCCGAGTCCAGCACGGCGATGACGACGTTGCTGATGCCCGTGGAGGAGTTGGAGGAGCCCGTGGTGACGTCCCAGGCGGCGGGCAGGTTCATCATCGGGTAGTGCCACTGGCGCGAGTAGCCCGGGTCATTGGGCGCGGCGAGGGCCTGGACGCGCACGTTCTTCTCGGCGTAGCGCACGCCGCCCAGCTTCGCCACCTGCCGCACGAGACCGCCCGTCTCCCCGGCCTTCATGGCGCGCCGCTCCAGGGGCGCGTAGCCGATGACGTGCAGGTACTCGGAGATGAAGCCCTTGTGCACCGCGCGGTAGCCGGGCAGGTGCACGCGGGCGAGCGCGGCGGCCTCGGGGAGGTGGGCCTCCTCGAAGCGGACGATGACGTCACCGGGGATGGCGTTGGCCTCGGTGGACGGGCTCGTGGTGGTGAGTGCCGCGCCCTGGACGCCCTTGTTCGCGACGGCCTGGGCGATGGACTGGGAGAGCTTGCGCCGCAGAGCGGAGTCCTTGAGCAGCGCGGGCGAGACGGTGGCGGGAGTGGACTGGAGGCGGAACGGGGTCAGCGAGCCCCGCACCGTGCCCGTGGGCTCCAAGAGCTCCTCGGGGAAGGTACAGGTGGAGAGGCCCAACAGCCCCAGGAAGGCAAGACGGCGAATCATGAAATTTTCCTCGAACGCGGGTTGTGGTCCGCGCCGGACGCTAGAGCCACGTGGGCCGGTGCGTCCAGATGGCCCTGGCCGCCTGCTTGTTCTCTGGACCCGGCGAGAAGCTTCTCCCTACGATGCGCGCCCGCGGTCGCTCACGGCACACACATCGGAGGGGATACACCGGGTGAAGCACGGCATCGAGCTCGACAAGGTCACACGTGTGGTGGAGGGCGAGACGCACCTGGCGGACATCAGCCTGAGGCTCGAACCCGGCTCCTTCAACATCCTCCTGGGGCGCACGCGCGCCGGGAAGACATCGCTGTTGCGGCTCATGGCGGGGCTGGATCGGCCCACCACGGGGACACTGCGCGCCAACGGCGCGGACGTGACGCATGTGGACGTGCGCCGCCGCGACGTGGCCATGGTGTACCAGCAGTTCGTCAACTATCCCTCACTCACCGTCTACGAGAACATCGCCTCGCCGCTGCGGCTGGCGGGGAAGCTGGGCAAGCAGGACATCGACAAGCGCGTGCGGGAGACGGCCGCCGCGCTCCGGCTGGAGCCCTTCCTGGACCGGCTGCCCGCGGAGCTCAGTGGTGGGCAGCAGCAGCGCACGGCCATGGCCCGCGCGTTGGCGAAGGAGGCCTCGCTGCTGTTGCTCGACGAGCCGCTGGCCAACCTGGACTACAAGCTGCGCGAGGAGCTGCGCACGGAGATCCGCCAGCTCTTCCGCAACCGCCCCGCCGTCGTGGTGTACGCCACCACCGAGCCCACCGAGGCCCTGCTGCTCGGCGGACGGACCGCGGTGCTGCACGAGGGGCGCCTGCTCCAGGTGGGCCGCACCCTGGACGTGTACCAGTCGCCCGCCACCGAGCAGGTGGGCCAGGTCTTCAGCGATCCGCAGATGAACCTGCTGGACGCCGAGGTCTCCGCCGACGCGGGAGCGCGGCTCTCGCCCGAGGTGGCCTTCCCGCTGTCCGGGCACCTGAAGGGCCTCGTGCCGGGCCGCTACCGCCTGGGCTTCCGCGCCCACCACCTGCGGCTCGCCCCCAGCTCGCCCGAGGATGTCCGCCTCCCCGCGCACGTGGAGGTGGAGGAGATCAGCGGCTCCGAGACACTGGTGCACGCGGCGCACGGAAAGCTGTCGCTGACGGCGCAGGTGGAGGGCGTGCACCGGCACCCGTACGGCGCGCCGGTGGAGCTGTTCGTCCCGCCCTCCCGGATGTTCGTGTTCAGCCCCGAGGGCCGGCTGGTGGCCGCGCCCCCCTTCACCCCCGAGGAGCCCGCGAATGGCCAGGATTGAGCTCCGCGGCATCGCCCACGCCTATGTGCCCTCACCGGCGTCCGACAAGGACTACGCGCTGAGGCCCCTGGAGCTCGTCTGGGAGGCCGGCGGCGCCTACGCGCTGCTGGGGCCCTCGGGCTGCGGGAAGACGACGCTGCTCAACATCATCTCCGGCCTGCTGCGGCCCTCGCGAGGCCAGGTGCTCTTCGATGGAGTGGACGTCACCGCGGCCCCGCCGCAGCAGCGCAACATCGCCCAGGTGTTCCAGTTCCCGGTCATCTACGACACGATGAGCGTCGCGGAGAACCTGGCCTTCCCGCTGCGCAACCGGGGCCTGGGCGCCGAGGAGACCCGGGCGCGGGTAGAGGAGGTGGCGGAGCTGCTGGAGCTCACCCCGGACCTGCGCAAGCGCGCGAGCGGGCTGTCCGCGGACATGCGGCAGCGGATTTCGCTGGGGCGAGGGCTGGTGCGCCGGGACGTGGCGGCCATCCTGCTGGACGAGCCGCTGACGGTCATCGACCCGCACGTGAAGTGGCTGCTGCGCCGCAAGCTGAAGCAGGTGCACGAGCAGCTGAAGGTGACGCTCGTGTACGTGACGCATGACCAGGTGGAGGCGCTGACGCTCGCGGACCGGGTGGTGGTGATGAACCAGGGGCGCGTGGTGCAGATGGGCACGCCGCAGGAGCTCTTCGAGCGCCCGGCGGACACCTTCGTCGGCTACTTCATCGGCAGCCCGGGGATGAACCTGCTGCCCTGCGCGGTGGAGGACGGCGCGGTGGTGCTGGAGGGGCAGCGGCTCCCGCTGGACGCGGGCGTGTGCGCGAGGGCGCGGGCGGCCGGAGGCGAGCTGCGGCTCGGCATCCGGCCCGAGTTCCTGCGGCGGGTGTCCGAGGGGACGCCGTCCTCGGTGCGCGTCGAGGTGACGCAGGTGGAGGACCTGGGGCGCCACAAGCTGGCCACGACGCGGCTGGGGACGCAGACCCTCAAGGTGCGGCTGCCGGAGGAGGAGCGGCTCGCCCCCGGCGAGTCCTGCTGGCTGGAGCTGCCGCCTCGCTGGACGACGCTGTACGCCGGAGGCAGTGCCATCTCATGAGCAAACCCATCAACAACCGCGCCTGGCTGCTGGTGCTGCCCGTGCTGGTGGCCGTCGCTTTCAGTGCCGTCATCCCGTTGATGACGGTGGTGAACT
This is a stretch of genomic DNA from Archangium violaceum. It encodes these proteins:
- a CDS encoding ABC transporter ATP-binding protein, with protein sequence MKHGIELDKVTRVVEGETHLADISLRLEPGSFNILLGRTRAGKTSLLRLMAGLDRPTTGTLRANGADVTHVDVRRRDVAMVYQQFVNYPSLTVYENIASPLRLAGKLGKQDIDKRVRETAAALRLEPFLDRLPAELSGGQQQRTAMARALAKEASLLLLDEPLANLDYKLREELRTEIRQLFRNRPAVVVYATTEPTEALLLGGRTAVLHEGRLLQVGRTLDVYQSPATEQVGQVFSDPQMNLLDAEVSADAGARLSPEVAFPLSGHLKGLVPGRYRLGFRAHHLRLAPSSPEDVRLPAHVEVEEISGSETLVHAAHGKLSLTAQVEGVHRHPYGAPVELFVPPSRMFVFSPEGRLVAAPPFTPEEPANGQD
- a CDS encoding ATP-binding protein, which translates into the protein MRPPVSEADLSQCEREPIHLLGGIQPHGVLLAFSEPDLTLRVVSANTGAMLGRPPESLLGQPLAEVLHPSSLVLLTRALSSQSHARGLRIEAAGRHFIGLPHRSDGLTVLELEPAAELTSEEEALAMVELLLSPLTRAQGSLGLLQSAAEAVRALTGFDRVMVYRFDADWHGEVVAESRDEAVDSFQGMHFPASDIPAQARALYTRNTLRLIADSRAAPVPLVPSVLPSLGRPLDLSQAALRSVSPVHLEYLANMAVAASMSVSLVREGRLWGLIACHHRTPLVVPAATRRACDVLARLVALQLASEERAAASAELARRADLQSQLVGRLSAEAGTLRTALPRQGDLLLGLTGAGGMALLLGEAPLLVGATPSLPEVDALARWLAGQHFEGAFHTDRLSRLHEPAAGYADVASGLLAVRLDEDAPRFVLWFRPEVVRTVTWAGNPQKPVVPGPGASRLHPRASFDAWRETVRGVSVPWAPADLAAATSFRGALVGVLLRQAAALARSNAELDAFSGTVAHDLKEPLRGIQQYVGFLTEDYGDVLGEEGLKQLEEVRWLAGRTQGQLDALFEYSRVGRVELAWGEVDMGALVDEVLLTLTARLRENQVEVRTPRPLPRVECDGVRIQQVWANLLINAAKYHRPGEPRWVEVGFVAPAEPLSAPARRRPDEYVFYVRDNGIGIPERFHEAIFEMFRRLHPAHAYGGGSGAGLAIARRLVRLHGGELWVESIADQGSTFFFTLGERPR
- a CDS encoding S8 family peptidase, whose amino-acid sequence is MIRRLAFLGLLGLSTCTFPEELLEPTGTVRGSLTPFRLQSTPATVSPALLKDSALRRKLSQSIAQAVANKGVQGAALTTTSPSTEANAIPGDVIVRFEEAHLPEAAALARVHLPGYRAVHKGFISEYLHVIGYAPLERRAMKAGETGGLVRQVAKLGGVRYAEKNVRVQALAAPNDPGYSRQWHYPMMNLPAAWDVTTGSSNSSTGISNVVIAVLDSGIIKHSDLDSRVLPGADLVSDTSSSQDGDGRDTDPTDQGKDQPNGGSSYHGSHVAGTIAAATNDGRGVAGIYWGGRAILPVRVLGGGSGSFADIAAGIQWATGVSVPGLPVNKYPAKVINMSLGGESSPSQALQEVIDTAVAKGVVIVVAAGNSNIPASQFSPCNQQRVICVGATRFSGRRSSYSNYGSAVDVMATGGETAEDLNGDGKPDGVLSTILDDSGQPVWAYYQGTSMASPHVAGIVALMKDVNPSLSAADAEQILKDTADPSSQCSEGCGAGLVNAQAAVLRAKGVQPDPNAPPRLSVSSTQLSFPGGGTQQLTVRNVGGGSLKVTAAARGAQLSALSFPEGNTLTLSGYASDSLAVAVNTAGLANGNYEARVALSGSNGDSTEVLVKFQVGTTQDKDAVIAFAYLDDVGEWQVDDEGVALVPSSGGYAYSLALTPRTYFALATIDDDGDNEFFEDGERVGFWRDATTVEPILLSEDQTVSGINFTLVPYRSDE
- a CDS encoding biliverdin-producing heme oxygenase, which codes for MFSSEPRTLLQTLKAETRPHHERAERVVRLMDPHLTLAGYRRHLEALYGLHATLEAALAARLEGLFPSLRLDERWKLPLLAEDLRAFGHEEATLARLPRPTRPPCLSGVPEALGCLYVLEGSTLGGQLVLRHLQRHFEGVTAGGFVFFRAYGESVGPMWKAFGEALVRACPDPALAPRVVRGAQDTFEAFEVWLREVHEVPGDAPSRL